A window of the Schlesneria paludicola DSM 18645 genome harbors these coding sequences:
- a CDS encoding DSD1 family PLP-dependent enzyme — protein MAGIAAPSTPDPRIGLTVDELDTPTLLLDRQISDRNLARMADFFKNRPAKLRPHFKNHKCVTLARRQMAAGAVGMTCAKLGEAEILVAHEFTNVLVANQVVGEPKIARLVRLAKQARVAVAIDHVEQALAISKAAAAAGVNVDLLIEVDIGMGRCGIPCGDPALELARRIVDLPGIRFAGLQAFEGHLVNVVDRAERTAKARAAMQLAVDTRRLIEAAGIPVGCISGCSSATYDITGVMDGVDEVQAGTYATMDRQYHRLIPEFEIALSVLVRVISRPAPQKAVLDIGVKGAGGEFGVPAIRGFPDIEVPFFLAEEHVVIQKAPDWKIGQVLHLIPSHACTTCNLYREIVVHENGRVVEVWPIEASGQLS, from the coding sequence ATGGCCGGAATAGCAGCTCCCTCCACGCCCGATCCGCGAATTGGGCTGACCGTGGACGAGCTTGATACGCCTACGCTGCTCTTGGATCGACAGATCTCGGATCGAAACTTGGCTCGGATGGCGGATTTCTTCAAAAACCGTCCTGCCAAGCTGCGGCCGCATTTCAAGAATCATAAGTGCGTGACCTTGGCCAGACGGCAGATGGCGGCCGGTGCGGTGGGGATGACGTGTGCCAAATTGGGCGAGGCTGAAATTCTGGTCGCGCACGAATTCACCAACGTCCTAGTGGCGAATCAGGTGGTGGGTGAACCGAAAATCGCCCGACTGGTCCGACTGGCAAAGCAGGCTCGCGTGGCGGTTGCAATCGATCATGTTGAACAAGCACTCGCCATCTCGAAGGCCGCCGCAGCAGCCGGTGTCAACGTCGATCTGCTGATCGAGGTCGATATCGGAATGGGCCGCTGTGGCATCCCCTGCGGAGATCCGGCTCTTGAGTTGGCGCGTCGAATCGTTGATCTGCCGGGGATCCGATTTGCAGGTCTGCAGGCGTTTGAAGGACATCTTGTCAATGTCGTGGATCGCGCCGAGCGAACAGCAAAGGCCCGCGCGGCCATGCAATTGGCTGTGGACACCCGGCGCTTGATCGAAGCGGCTGGAATTCCCGTCGGCTGCATCAGTGGCTGTTCCAGCGCGACTTACGACATCACCGGTGTGATGGACGGTGTTGATGAGGTGCAGGCTGGAACCTATGCGACGATGGACCGCCAGTATCATCGCCTGATTCCTGAGTTCGAAATTGCCCTGTCGGTCTTGGTTCGCGTGATCAGCCGCCCTGCCCCGCAGAAGGCGGTACTTGATATCGGCGTCAAAGGTGCAGGGGGGGAATTCGGTGTCCCGGCCATTCGTGGTTTTCCAGACATCGAAGTCCCGTTCTTTTTGGCCGAAGAACATGTGGTGATTCAAAAGGCTCCCGATTGGAAGATTGGACAAGTGCTCCATCTGATCCCCAGCCATGCCTGCACGACCTGCAATCTCTATCGCGAGATCGTCGTGCATGAAAACGGCCGTGTGGTGGAGGTCTGGCCCATCGAAGCGTCGGGACAGTTGTCATGA
- a CDS encoding aldehyde dehydrogenase family protein, giving the protein MKAWPNQLFIDGKWVDGSAGRTWDVMNPATGKVLAAVAIAEAEDVDRAVLAARRAFDEGPWPRLDALVRGRMLYQLAQKIRERLDDFAMTDTLNVGKPIRDTRGFDVPCAADLFESYAGLPDKIAGKCYGTLPDNVTMQFREPMGVIAAIVPWNFPLTNLAIKLAPILACGNTVVLKPSEVSPLSALMVAELAQEVGFPEGVINVIHGTGAETGTPLIRHRGIDKITFTGRHQTGVQMLEAAKIGMKGVMLELGGKTPSLVFPDAPIENVVNGVITGIFFNLGQVCVAGSRLLVHESQHADLLERIVAKVKSLRQGDPTDPNIQLGCLANPQHLATVKRYVDVAKSEGARCVLTGPVPTTTENCFFPPTIFDGVKAPMTIAREEVFGPVLSVLTYRDEAEAVRIANDCDFGLMANIWSTDGTRALRVARQLKAGRITINGGGALRPNVPVFGYKLSGIGAELGYEETVHEYTSSKAVIYSLSTEKSPWPE; this is encoded by the coding sequence ATGAAAGCCTGGCCCAATCAACTGTTCATCGATGGAAAGTGGGTCGACGGATCGGCTGGCCGAACGTGGGATGTCATGAATCCCGCCACCGGCAAAGTGCTGGCCGCCGTCGCCATCGCGGAAGCGGAGGATGTCGATCGAGCTGTCCTTGCCGCGCGTCGGGCGTTCGACGAAGGCCCCTGGCCGCGACTTGATGCTCTCGTTCGTGGACGGATGCTCTATCAGCTCGCACAAAAGATTCGCGAACGGCTCGACGACTTCGCGATGACCGATACGCTGAATGTGGGGAAGCCGATTCGCGATACTCGGGGGTTTGACGTTCCCTGCGCAGCCGATCTGTTCGAGAGCTACGCCGGATTGCCGGACAAAATCGCGGGGAAGTGTTACGGGACGTTGCCCGATAACGTCACCATGCAGTTTCGCGAGCCAATGGGTGTCATCGCGGCGATTGTTCCTTGGAACTTTCCGCTCACCAATCTGGCGATCAAGTTGGCGCCGATTCTGGCATGTGGAAACACGGTGGTTCTTAAGCCGTCGGAAGTCTCGCCACTGTCGGCTTTGATGGTCGCCGAACTCGCCCAGGAAGTCGGCTTCCCCGAAGGCGTGATCAACGTCATTCACGGGACCGGGGCCGAAACCGGTACGCCGCTGATCCGGCATCGTGGGATCGACAAGATCACCTTCACAGGTCGGCATCAGACGGGCGTGCAGATGCTCGAAGCGGCCAAAATCGGTATGAAAGGCGTGATGCTCGAACTGGGGGGGAAGACCCCCAGTCTGGTCTTCCCGGATGCCCCGATTGAGAACGTCGTCAATGGTGTGATCACGGGAATCTTCTTCAACCTGGGACAAGTCTGTGTCGCCGGGTCGCGATTGCTGGTCCATGAAAGTCAGCATGCCGACCTGCTCGAACGCATCGTCGCCAAAGTGAAGTCATTGCGACAGGGCGATCCCACCGATCCCAATATTCAACTGGGGTGCCTCGCCAATCCCCAGCATCTCGCCACCGTCAAACGCTATGTCGACGTGGCGAAAAGCGAAGGGGCGCGATGCGTGTTGACCGGGCCCGTGCCGACGACCACGGAGAATTGCTTTTTTCCCCCGACGATCTTCGACGGCGTCAAAGCTCCCATGACGATCGCCCGCGAAGAGGTATTCGGACCGGTCCTGAGCGTCTTGACGTACCGTGACGAAGCTGAGGCTGTCCGGATCGCCAACGATTGCGACTTTGGCCTGATGGCGAATATCTGGTCGACCGACGGCACCCGCGCCTTGCGAGTGGCTCGTCAATTGAAAGCTGGCCGCATCACCATCAACGGTGGTGGTGCACTGCGTCCAAACGTCCCCGTGTTTGGATATAAGCTCAGCGGAATCGGCGCGGAATTGGGTTACGAAGAAACCGTCCACGAGTACACCAGTTCCAAAGCCGTAATCTATTCACTCTCAACGGAGAAGTCTCCATGGCCGGAATAG
- a CDS encoding 5-(carboxyamino)imidazole ribonucleotide synthase, which produces MTKPILPGATLGVLGSGQLGRMFTIAARRLGYRVHVLSPDHETPTGQVADLEIQADYHDLDRVAEFAKGVSVVTFEFENVPAETTEVCNRFGPVRPAGSVLYTSQNRLREKTFLRDAGLPVTPFVSVTSVDELLAGLKKQGIPSVLKTADWGYDGKGQVVIRSVDAAATAWASLNVPKAILESFIDFDCEISVVAARGLDGQFVSYGPIGNAHHNHILDVSVCPARVPASVAKQAIEIARAVVESLNVVGVLCVEFFVTRSGELLINETAPRPHNSGHLTIDAHVTCQFEQQVRAICGLPLGSSELRSPSAMANLLGDVWEPGEPNWPAALAHPNLKLHLYGKQAARIGRKMGHLTVLSDNVDEAEQTARAARDALMWR; this is translated from the coding sequence ATGACAAAACCAATTCTTCCCGGCGCCACCCTGGGTGTGCTCGGCAGCGGTCAACTCGGTCGCATGTTCACGATCGCCGCGCGACGCCTGGGCTATCGCGTTCACGTGTTGTCGCCCGATCACGAGACTCCCACGGGGCAGGTGGCGGATCTTGAAATTCAAGCCGACTACCACGACCTGGATCGCGTGGCGGAATTCGCCAAAGGCGTTTCGGTCGTCACATTTGAATTTGAAAATGTGCCAGCGGAAACCACCGAAGTTTGTAATCGGTTCGGCCCCGTTCGCCCGGCCGGCAGTGTGCTCTACACGTCACAAAATCGTCTACGAGAAAAAACGTTTCTGCGTGATGCGGGATTGCCCGTCACCCCGTTTGTCTCTGTGACATCGGTCGACGAACTCCTCGCTGGACTCAAAAAGCAGGGAATCCCATCCGTTCTGAAGACCGCCGACTGGGGCTACGACGGCAAAGGCCAGGTCGTCATTCGATCGGTCGATGCCGCCGCCACCGCTTGGGCATCACTGAACGTCCCGAAAGCCATTCTGGAATCGTTCATCGATTTCGATTGCGAAATCTCCGTCGTCGCCGCACGCGGACTCGATGGCCAGTTCGTTAGCTACGGTCCAATCGGGAACGCACACCACAATCACATCCTGGATGTGTCCGTCTGTCCGGCGAGGGTTCCTGCATCGGTCGCGAAGCAAGCAATCGAAATCGCCCGCGCGGTGGTCGAATCGCTTAACGTCGTCGGGGTCCTGTGCGTCGAATTCTTCGTCACACGCTCGGGCGAACTGCTGATCAATGAAACGGCACCGCGACCCCACAATTCAGGCCATCTGACGATCGACGCCCACGTGACCTGCCAATTCGAGCAGCAAGTGCGCGCGATTTGTGGTTTGCCGCTCGGTTCGTCAGAGCTTCGCTCGCCATCTGCCATGGCGAATCTGCTGGGCGATGTCTGGGAGCCTGGTGAGCCGAATTGGCCCGCTGCGCTCGCGCATCCGAATTTGAAGTTGCATCTGTACGGCAAGCAGGCCGCACGAATCGGTCGAAAAATGGGCCACCTGACCGTGTTGTCTGACAACGTCGATGAGGCCGAGCAGACCGCTCGCGCCGCCCGTGATGCCCTGATGTGGCGGTAA
- the purE gene encoding 5-(carboxyamino)imidazole ribonucleotide mutase, with the protein MTDSSPPAPLVGVIMGSRSDWETMRHASEMLTEFGVPHECRIVSAHRTPELMCEYSAAAETRGLEVIIAGAGGAAHLPGMVASQTVLPVLGVPVQSKALNGLDSLLSIVQMPGGIPVGTLAIGEAGAKNAGLLAVRVLAASRPELRTKLHEFQTRQRDRVLGDTLP; encoded by the coding sequence ATGACCGATTCCAGCCCGCCCGCCCCCCTTGTCGGGGTGATTATGGGTAGCCGATCCGATTGGGAAACGATGCGACATGCATCCGAAATGCTGACGGAATTCGGCGTGCCGCACGAGTGCCGGATCGTTTCTGCGCATCGGACCCCGGAACTGATGTGTGAATACTCGGCGGCCGCCGAAACGCGAGGATTGGAAGTCATTATCGCTGGGGCCGGTGGTGCGGCGCACTTGCCGGGCATGGTGGCGTCGCAAACCGTCCTGCCGGTCCTGGGTGTCCCCGTTCAAAGCAAAGCCCTCAACGGATTAGACTCGTTGCTTTCCATCGTGCAGATGCCCGGGGGGATTCCCGTCGGCACCCTGGCGATTGGCGAAGCCGGTGCGAAAAACGCCGGTCTGCTGGCAGTACGTGTGCTGGCCGCATCACGGCCAGAGCTACGAACCAAACTTCACGAATTCCAAACACGACAACGAGATCGCGTATTGGGAGATACGCTCCCATGA
- a CDS encoding prenyltransferase/squalene oxidase repeat-containing protein yields MKLNERINFRSTFIITGCLLAISGVAAEPVPAEPTSDLMTSVEWNRLDASVDRALAFLATTQMSDGSFQAPDLGQPGITSLCVMAFLARGHVPSEGRYGIQLERAIDFVLSQQQENGLLFSLPIGQIWQYGTPSHTGLYNHAIAGLMLSEVYGMTQHEQQTRIKQAIHLALALTREHQLRPKRNAGDRGGWRYLGAYTTLKSDADLSMSSWQLMFLRSARNAEFDVSKEWIDDAMGYVRRSFNPNLKSFLYCRLPPGDNTTRAIVGSGILSLSLGGEHQTEMAKAAGEWVLEHPFDDYNRVQSDQERYHYSVYYCSQGMFQLGGNYWARFYPPLMRVLLKNQLADGSWPAESHRDQMFGNTYTTSLVVLSLTPPYQLLPIYQR; encoded by the coding sequence GTGAAACTGAATGAGCGAATCAACTTTCGCAGCACGTTTATCATCACGGGTTGCCTGCTTGCGATCTCGGGAGTTGCCGCCGAGCCCGTGCCCGCCGAGCCGACGTCCGATCTGATGACGTCCGTCGAATGGAATCGACTCGACGCCTCCGTCGATCGTGCTCTGGCGTTCCTGGCGACGACGCAAATGTCCGATGGGTCGTTCCAGGCTCCTGATTTGGGTCAGCCGGGCATCACCAGCCTCTGCGTCATGGCATTTCTGGCTCGCGGACATGTCCCAAGCGAGGGACGGTACGGGATTCAACTCGAGCGAGCCATTGATTTTGTCCTCAGCCAGCAGCAGGAAAATGGTCTGCTATTCAGCCTGCCGATTGGACAGATCTGGCAGTATGGCACACCGTCACACACCGGGTTGTACAACCATGCCATCGCCGGACTGATGCTTAGCGAAGTCTACGGGATGACCCAGCACGAACAGCAGACGCGGATCAAACAGGCGATTCACTTGGCGCTGGCGTTGACGCGTGAACATCAATTGCGACCCAAGCGGAATGCAGGCGATCGCGGAGGATGGCGGTACCTGGGCGCCTACACAACGCTGAAAAGCGATGCCGATTTGTCGATGAGTTCGTGGCAATTGATGTTCCTACGATCCGCACGGAATGCCGAATTCGACGTCAGTAAAGAGTGGATCGATGACGCGATGGGCTATGTCCGCCGCTCATTCAATCCCAACCTGAAATCGTTTCTGTACTGTCGGCTGCCGCCCGGCGATAACACGACACGCGCGATCGTGGGCAGCGGAATTCTGTCACTCTCGTTGGGGGGCGAGCATCAAACTGAGATGGCCAAGGCCGCGGGAGAATGGGTTTTGGAACATCCTTTCGACGACTACAACCGCGTGCAGTCGGATCAGGAACGCTATCATTACAGTGTCTACTACTGCAGTCAGGGCATGTTTCAATTGGGCGGTAACTACTGGGCTCGTTTCTACCCGCCTTTGATGCGGGTCCTGCTCAAGAATCAACTCGCGGACGGATCATGGCCTGCGGAATCGCATCGCGACCAAATGTTCGGCAACACCTACACAACCTCACTCGTCGTTCTGTCGCTCACGCCCCCATATCAACTGCTGCCCATCTACCAGCGGTGA
- a CDS encoding prenyltransferase/squalene oxidase repeat-containing protein: MSRDWATWSLRIVIASVMILLLPFGHLADVRAGERVRTRAQRDLLSSTEWKRLDDAIDRALSYLASRQSPDGAFTTAPVGQPAITSLCILAFLSRGHAPREGQYGAQLDRAIEYVLAQQQDNGLIFAMPIEPVWQGSKPSHTGIYNHAIAGLMLGDVYGMTESTQHERIAQAIKSAVRFTREQQERPKRTEFDKGGWRYLAGSPHLPNDSDLTVTAWQLMFLRSARNAEFDVPKEYMDEAMAYIRRSFNPSTGTFHYAQLAPETHHSRAVAGCGILALSLGGEHESEMARASGEWILKRPLDQYNRTENHHERYHYSAYHCSQGMFQLGGDYWTRFYPPMMRTLLDNQLGDGSWPAELREDYLGSVYSTSLAVLTLTPPYQLLPIFQR; this comes from the coding sequence ATGAGCCGTGACTGGGCAACATGGTCGCTGCGCATCGTCATCGCGTCCGTGATGATTCTGCTGTTGCCGTTCGGACACCTGGCTGATGTGCGGGCCGGGGAACGTGTTCGTACCCGAGCGCAACGGGATCTGCTGAGCTCAACCGAATGGAAACGTCTGGATGATGCCATTGATCGCGCGCTCTCCTATCTGGCCTCGCGACAGTCACCGGATGGGGCATTCACGACCGCACCCGTGGGGCAACCGGCCATTACCAGTCTTTGCATTCTGGCGTTCCTGTCCCGCGGACATGCACCGCGCGAAGGCCAATATGGAGCCCAGCTCGATCGGGCCATTGAATATGTGCTGGCTCAGCAGCAGGACAACGGTTTGATTTTTGCGATGCCGATCGAACCCGTTTGGCAAGGGAGCAAGCCATCACATACGGGAATTTACAATCATGCCATCGCGGGTTTGATGCTCGGCGACGTGTACGGCATGACGGAATCCACTCAGCACGAGCGAATCGCGCAAGCCATCAAGTCGGCAGTCCGATTCACGCGCGAGCAGCAAGAACGTCCCAAGCGGACGGAGTTCGACAAAGGTGGCTGGCGATATCTTGCCGGAAGCCCTCATCTACCGAACGACTCCGATCTGACGGTGACGGCCTGGCAGTTGATGTTTCTGCGGTCTGCCCGGAATGCGGAATTCGATGTGCCGAAAGAGTACATGGACGAGGCGATGGCCTATATCCGGCGATCATTCAATCCGAGTACGGGCACATTCCACTACGCTCAGCTTGCACCTGAAACGCACCACTCGCGTGCTGTCGCGGGGTGCGGGATCCTGGCGCTATCGCTGGGGGGCGAGCATGAATCCGAGATGGCCCGGGCGTCGGGTGAATGGATCTTGAAACGTCCGCTCGATCAGTACAACCGCACGGAAAACCACCACGAACGCTATCACTACAGCGCGTATCACTGTAGTCAGGGAATGTTTCAATTGGGGGGAGACTATTGGACTCGCTTTTATCCCCCGATGATGCGGACGCTGCTCGACAATCAACTCGGCGATGGATCGTGGCCCGCGGAACTTCGCGAGGACTATCTGGGCAGCGTCTATTCGACGTCCCTCGCCGTTCTGACGTTGACGCCGCCCTATCAACTATTGCCGATTTTCCAACGTTGA